The proteins below are encoded in one region of Euwallacea fornicatus isolate EFF26 unplaced genomic scaffold, ASM4011564v1 scaffold_110, whole genome shotgun sequence:
- the LOC136350098 gene encoding dnaJ homolog subfamily C member 21-like, with the protein MTDVIKDHAVKIFKETENHTNELMKRATDYNTEANIPHKRPRHQLLDNGKGIQDAEAAMEAEEIKRSPEALLMLNKHLFEAKKALIKRVEQLEKMLNEQTSLLRSIKNQMDEKDDVKRKKKRTIQQEESEEEEEDEDMETDFKKIQHQQAMEKREMRKVSANNPTNNNIISDRQVNTTPSSSERDIAEAGPSRLDGTTPRQNRTDGKQRIPTIVECE; encoded by the exons ATGACGGACGTCATAAAGGACCATGCAGTTAAGATCTTCAAGGAAACTGAAAATCACACGAATGAGCTGATGAAAAGGGCAACGGATTATAACACGGAAGCCAACATTCCTCACAAGCGACCCAGGCATCAATTACTTGACAATGG GAAGGGAATCCAGGACGCTGAAGCTGCGATGGAAGCGGAAGAGATCAAGAGGAGCCCGGAAGCCTTACTGATGCTGAACAAGCATCTTTTTGAGGCAAAGAAGGCCCTCATAAAAAGAGTTGAGCAGCTCGAGAAGATGCTCAACGAACAGACCAGCTTGTTGAGGTCCATCAAAAACCAGATGGACGAAAAGGACGACGTGAAGAGAAAAAAGAAGAGGACCATCCAGCAAGAAGAGTCGgaggaagaagaagaagatgaGGACATGGAGACGGATTTCAAGAAAATCCAACATCAACAGGCCATGGAGAAACGAGAAATGAGGAAGGTTAGTGCAAATAACccaactaataataatattatttcagaTAGACAAGTAAATACCACCCCCAGCTCAAGTGAACGCGACATCGCCGAAGCCGGCCCGAGTAGACTGGACGGCACCACCCCAAGACAAAACAGGACTGACGGAAAGCAGAGGATACCGacaatc GTAGAATGTGAGTAG